A region of Paenibacillus thiaminolyticus DNA encodes the following proteins:
- a CDS encoding ABC transporter ATP-binding protein, which translates to MNEIVIEVSNVTMKYRLATERVDSFKHFLVKKMKKEISYEDFFALRNVSLSVKKGEVFGIIGNNGAGKSTLLKIIAGVIKPTTGTITRRGNIAPLIELGAGFNGELTGIENIKLNGLLLGYSKKFIDEKLREIVEFSDLGKFIHTPLKNYSSGMKARLGFSIATIVQPEILIVDEVLAVGDMNFKEKSEKKILSMMEGGTTVLFVSHSLGQVEKLCDRVLWLEQGQVARVGDSKEVIKEYQNMSKSK; encoded by the coding sequence ATGAATGAAATAGTTATTGAGGTATCCAATGTAACGATGAAATATCGCTTGGCTACAGAACGAGTTGATTCATTTAAACATTTTCTTGTAAAAAAGATGAAGAAGGAAATCAGCTATGAAGATTTTTTTGCACTACGTAATGTAAGCCTCAGCGTAAAAAAAGGTGAAGTGTTTGGTATTATTGGGAACAATGGTGCTGGAAAGAGTACTCTGCTTAAGATTATTGCTGGCGTGATAAAGCCTACGACCGGAACGATTACTAGAAGGGGTAACATTGCCCCCTTAATAGAATTAGGGGCCGGTTTCAATGGGGAGCTAACTGGCATTGAAAATATAAAACTGAATGGATTGCTGCTAGGTTACTCCAAAAAATTTATTGATGAAAAACTTAGGGAAATTGTTGAGTTCTCTGATCTAGGTAAGTTTATCCATACTCCATTAAAAAACTACTCTTCCGGGATGAAAGCCAGACTAGGTTTCTCCATTGCTACAATAGTTCAACCTGAGATTCTAATCGTGGATGAAGTGTTGGCCGTCGGGGATATGAACTTTAAAGAAAAATCAGAAAAGAAAATTCTATCTATGATGGAGGGGGGGACTACCGTACTGTTTGTTTCTCACTCTTTAGGTCAAGTGGAAAAGTTGTGTGATCGTGTGCTTTGGTTAGAACAGGGACAAGTAGCAAGAGTCGGAGATTCTAAAGAGGTCATTAAAGAATATCAAAATATGTCGAAAAGTAAATGA
- a CDS encoding O-antigen ligase family protein, translating to MSTYGYGAKKPKQKNDKSNHFSLAQWGAIVTLILFLIWSPFQFGLFNGQITQFEKPIYWSILIASILAFLTVGVLLQFKKRNYDQSDVLTLFVFLLPLTYGVSAFFAASSYLAVNAIFIMLIYAVFFALIKLTTGEEKINRIIQITLTGSAYAIVWFGLMNWLGNGKLAAALIGWFSRLNADGLYEQAIWVDANGPRLASVFQYPNTYAAYLMAFLFVAVFYLTTTRKAVSHAVHGFMLVPIILSILLTLSRSGLVLLPVVFVVVLLFVKPARQILWIIHLAISGAATLVILNTVSAIGNQVHLNESGSSTLRGWLYILGASAACAILCWIVQRFFAPWLERKLEGFSMKKWSNALLPVGGTIIAGVLIIFLLGTGLKNLLPESISSRLSSINFQQHSVLERITFYKDSMKLVADYPVFGAGGGAWSALYEKYQNNPYESAQAHSYYMQYLVESGFFGFIILIAFLGIIYWKYVQSFRNAEETKRNSYFMYFILATSILVHSVMDFNMSYVYIGIIVFISLGGMAASISTEPLKKIKPSTIKAATASILGIAGIIMFITSLLFIQASSSFAKADKTLVETKNFNLTMEYLNKALKIRPTVPEYAAFKADLFKQVYTQQGDEDFFAEAEHTLRQALDKQPGNRILLLRLIDLYEQKGMDSELYEVLSENAERFPWDMTWYEKYMAATLRQGIIINNDSPDKKNEYMDEIIAALRHVEQGVEHLKTLPEGQLQGREFIVTNTMAMNAGRAYIMKGEPGEGAEAMKPYLNEDLSNADNRELARWYVGATIQNGQVDQVWYDKMLSVDPEEKERIEQVAGMRFLKQ from the coding sequence TTGTCTACATATGGCTACGGGGCTAAAAAGCCCAAACAAAAAAACGACAAAAGTAACCATTTTTCTCTTGCTCAATGGGGAGCAATAGTTACTCTTATTTTATTCTTAATCTGGTCGCCATTTCAGTTCGGTCTATTCAACGGACAAATCACACAATTTGAAAAACCAATTTACTGGTCTATTCTCATAGCTTCTATTCTAGCATTTTTGACAGTAGGAGTCCTGCTTCAATTCAAAAAAAGAAATTATGACCAGTCTGACGTGCTTACTCTCTTTGTATTTCTACTGCCTTTAACCTACGGAGTTTCGGCATTTTTCGCGGCTTCCAGTTATTTGGCAGTAAATGCGATTTTTATTATGTTAATTTATGCCGTTTTCTTCGCTCTTATTAAACTAACAACAGGCGAAGAGAAGATCAATCGCATCATCCAGATTACGTTAACAGGTTCCGCCTACGCCATAGTCTGGTTTGGATTAATGAACTGGTTAGGAAATGGGAAGCTTGCGGCGGCATTGATTGGCTGGTTTTCTAGGCTTAATGCGGATGGACTATATGAGCAAGCGATTTGGGTAGATGCGAATGGACCGCGTCTTGCCTCGGTGTTCCAATACCCGAATACGTATGCGGCCTATTTGATGGCCTTTTTGTTTGTAGCCGTGTTTTACTTAACGACAACCCGTAAGGCCGTTAGTCATGCGGTCCACGGTTTTATGTTGGTGCCGATTATTTTATCTATTCTTCTAACCCTTTCCCGTAGCGGTCTGGTGTTATTGCCAGTTGTGTTTGTGGTGGTTCTCTTATTTGTAAAGCCGGCACGGCAGATTCTGTGGATTATCCATCTGGCCATCAGCGGCGCTGCGACACTAGTTATTTTGAATACAGTATCGGCTATCGGGAATCAAGTACATCTGAACGAGTCAGGCAGCTCCACCTTGAGAGGGTGGCTCTATATTCTTGGAGCGTCCGCTGCATGTGCCATATTATGTTGGATTGTACAACGATTCTTTGCACCATGGTTGGAACGCAAACTGGAAGGCTTCTCAATGAAGAAGTGGTCCAATGCTCTTCTTCCTGTAGGGGGAACCATCATTGCTGGAGTGCTGATAATCTTTTTGCTAGGAACCGGCCTCAAGAACTTGTTGCCGGAAAGTATCTCTTCACGTCTCAGTTCAATCAACTTCCAGCAGCACAGTGTGCTCGAGCGGATTACGTTCTACAAAGACTCTATGAAGCTAGTGGCTGACTATCCAGTCTTCGGTGCGGGCGGCGGCGCTTGGAGCGCATTGTATGAAAAGTACCAAAACAACCCGTATGAATCAGCCCAAGCTCACAGCTACTACATGCAGTATCTTGTTGAGTCTGGATTTTTTGGCTTCATTATATTAATCGCCTTTCTGGGCATTATTTACTGGAAGTACGTTCAATCCTTCCGTAACGCGGAAGAGACGAAGCGGAATAGCTATTTCATGTATTTCATTTTGGCGACCAGCATTTTGGTACATAGCGTGATGGATTTTAACATGAGCTATGTTTATATCGGGATTATCGTCTTTATTAGCTTGGGAGGAATGGCGGCATCAATTTCAACGGAGCCACTTAAGAAAATAAAGCCAAGTACAATCAAAGCGGCTACGGCAAGTATTCTCGGCATCGCAGGAATAATAATGTTCATCACATCTCTATTGTTTATTCAGGCGTCGAGCTCGTTCGCCAAAGCGGATAAAACGCTAGTTGAAACCAAAAATTTCAATCTGACAATGGAATACTTGAATAAGGCATTGAAAATACGACCAACCGTTCCAGAGTATGCTGCATTTAAAGCTGACCTGTTCAAACAAGTATATACTCAACAGGGAGATGAGGACTTTTTTGCTGAAGCGGAGCATACGTTGCGACAAGCCCTTGATAAACAACCAGGGAACCGAATATTACTATTACGACTGATAGATCTTTATGAACAAAAGGGAATGGATTCGGAGTTGTACGAAGTACTCTCTGAAAATGCTGAACGTTTTCCATGGGATATGACTTGGTATGAGAAGTACATGGCTGCTACTTTACGCCAAGGGATTATCATTAATAACGATTCACCAGACAAGAAAAATGAATATATGGATGAGATTATTGCAGCATTGCGCCATGTCGAACAAGGTGTGGAACATCTCAAAACTTTGCCGGAAGGACAGCTTCAGGGGCGAGAATTCATAGTAACGAACACGATGGCCATGAATGCTGGCCGGGCGTATATCATGAAAGGAGAGCCTGGGGAGGGGGCTGAAGCAATGAAGCCTTACCTGAACGAGGACCTTTCTAATGCGGATAACCGGGAGCTAGCCCGTTGGTATGTCGGAGCAACTATCCAGAACGGCCAAGTTGATCAGGTATGGTATGATAAGATGCTCAGTGTGGACCCTGAAGAAAAAGAGCGAATTGAGCAAGTTGCTGGAATGCGGTTTTTAAAACAATAG
- a CDS encoding CgeB family protein — MLLYRMKTIEPPVQVASDLRIAGMLDELSELFFPHECKFLNLDFTNWKEQIEEFKPHIFFVESIWNGFNKSWKRKLLPKPSDEFLDLLKWCNSNAVPTVFWNKEDPIHFTTFLHIASYFDYVLTTDLDCVPLYKRLLGHDQIYCMPFASCVQIYSPLEKYKRVNAACFAGSFYNKREERKKDFEDMIENLTKYGEVVIYDRNPYPGNTDYMYPKKYKKLIAGSLPPSKVDIAYKSYTMGITLNIVKHSSTMQARRAFELLSCNTLVVSNECQGLKTIFGDLIIQFEDPDTFQRRLTAVLSDQLLLDKIRLAALRKVLSQHTYKERIEFIYEIVYKTSANSNSPRITIYSIVEDIAEATSVITLFKRQKYQYKRLYIFTDKWSSISNQIDDSNISVVPKSSMSSAIFNDSDYCAFLRPNNYYGENYLTDLVLSLKYEKVTAVGKGCYYSYRDNSFELKDGNKKYVITDNLKIDRSIISVNYIKEIGFESNFIDSSTINGVPCLSIDPFNFCEGYPFEKCDLVDDIELNEGVSMQVINEISDFIKPESLYYDIPLSIKGNHLFNIVHTPKSLQKYITSDGSVGLYTVDSIKKTIKLDFRKKITVEEYCNSEGLICVYLNTVVQGHFRLLCSFYDAQDRYLGANQLLPTGCTTIRKKESSHYLTFTMEIKSDVQVIIKEIALNPTPKSSLVNLLKKQV, encoded by the coding sequence GTGCTATTGTATAGAATGAAGACGATTGAGCCACCAGTTCAGGTTGCATCAGACTTAAGAATTGCTGGTATGTTGGACGAGCTAAGTGAATTGTTTTTTCCTCATGAGTGTAAATTCTTGAATCTGGACTTTACAAATTGGAAAGAGCAAATTGAAGAATTTAAGCCTCATATTTTTTTTGTAGAGTCAATTTGGAATGGATTTAATAAGTCTTGGAAAAGAAAGCTATTACCTAAACCTTCAGATGAATTTCTTGATTTGCTTAAATGGTGTAATTCTAATGCTGTACCAACAGTTTTTTGGAATAAGGAGGATCCTATTCATTTTACTACTTTTCTGCACATTGCTTCATATTTTGATTATGTGTTAACTACCGACTTAGATTGCGTTCCACTCTATAAGCGATTATTAGGGCATGATCAAATTTACTGTATGCCGTTTGCTTCTTGTGTTCAGATATATTCACCTCTAGAAAAGTACAAACGGGTTAATGCGGCTTGCTTTGCCGGCTCATTTTACAATAAGCGAGAAGAAAGAAAAAAAGACTTTGAAGATATGATAGAGAATTTGACGAAATATGGGGAAGTGGTAATTTATGATCGGAATCCTTATCCAGGAAATACCGATTATATGTACCCTAAAAAATATAAAAAATTAATTGCTGGTTCCCTTCCACCGAGTAAAGTAGATATTGCATATAAAAGCTATACAATGGGGATTACTCTTAATATTGTAAAGCACTCTTCAACCATGCAGGCAAGGAGAGCATTTGAACTTTTATCATGTAACACTCTGGTAGTGAGTAATGAATGTCAGGGACTTAAGACTATTTTTGGAGATCTAATAATTCAATTCGAGGATCCTGATACTTTCCAGCGACGTTTAACTGCAGTCTTAAGTGATCAGCTTTTGCTAGATAAAATTAGGCTTGCTGCATTACGTAAAGTATTGAGTCAGCATACTTATAAGGAGAGAATCGAATTTATTTATGAAATTGTATATAAGACTAGTGCAAATAGCAATTCTCCTAGAATTACCATTTACAGCATAGTTGAAGATATAGCTGAGGCTACTTCTGTTATTACATTATTTAAAAGACAAAAGTACCAGTATAAAAGATTATATATATTCACTGATAAATGGTCGTCAATATCAAATCAAATTGACGACAGTAATATTTCAGTTGTACCGAAGAGTTCGATGTCTTCAGCTATCTTCAATGATTCTGATTATTGTGCTTTTCTGCGTCCTAACAACTATTATGGAGAAAACTATTTAACTGATTTGGTTTTATCTCTAAAATATGAAAAAGTAACAGCCGTTGGTAAAGGGTGTTATTATTCTTATAGAGATAATTCGTTTGAGTTGAAAGATGGAAACAAAAAATATGTAATAACCGATAATTTGAAAATAGATCGTTCAATTATTTCAGTGAATTATATAAAAGAGATTGGGTTCGAAAGTAATTTTATAGACTCTTCAACAATTAATGGCGTCCCTTGTCTATCTATTGACCCCTTTAATTTTTGTGAAGGATATCCTTTTGAGAAGTGTGATTTAGTAGATGATATTGAATTAAATGAAGGCGTATCAATGCAGGTAATAAATGAAATTAGTGATTTTATTAAACCTGAATCACTATACTATGACATTCCATTGTCAATTAAAGGAAATCATTTATTTAATATTGTTCATACACCGAAGAGTTTGCAGAAGTATATTACATCAGATGGAAGTGTTGGATTGTATACAGTTGATTCCATCAAAAAAACGATTAAGTTAGATTTTAGGAAAAAAATAACGGTTGAAGAGTATTGCAACTCTGAAGGTCTGATTTGTGTATATTTAAATACCGTTGTTCAAGGACATTTTAGACTGTTATGTTCCTTTTACGATGCTCAGGATCGGTATTTGGGAGCAAATCAGTTATTACCTACTGGATGCACTACTATTAGAAAAAAGGAAAGTTCGCATTATTTAACGTTTACGATGGAAATAAAATCGGATGTCCAAGTTATTATAAAAGAAATTGCTCTTAACCCAACTCCAAAGTCGTCTTTAGTAAACCTATTAAAAAAACAGGTTTAA
- the galU gene encoding UTP--glucose-1-phosphate uridylyltransferase GalU: MKVRKAIIPAAGLGTRFLPATKAMPKEMLPIVDKPTIQYIVEEAVASGIEDIIIVTGKGKRAIEDHFDSIFELEYLLRERDKLALLEEVQKPSELADIHYIRQREPRGLGHAIWCARKFIGNEPFAVLLGDDIVEANTPCLRQMLDVYEAHEAPIVGVQPVPWEDVSRYGVVAGEQINERLLRAKQLIEKPAQDQAPSNWAIMGRYILTPHIFELLEQQKEGVHGEIQLTDAIAELSQEKEVLAYHFEGERHDVGEKLGFIKTTLHYALQRPDLRDELLKYLKDIIKEPYYFK, from the coding sequence ATGAAGGTCAGAAAGGCGATTATCCCGGCGGCTGGGCTGGGAACCCGATTCCTGCCAGCGACGAAAGCGATGCCGAAAGAAATGCTTCCTATTGTGGACAAGCCGACCATTCAATATATCGTCGAAGAAGCTGTCGCATCGGGGATTGAGGATATTATTATTGTGACGGGAAAAGGCAAGCGCGCGATCGAGGATCATTTTGATAGTATCTTTGAACTGGAGTATTTGCTTCGTGAACGAGACAAACTTGCCCTGCTTGAAGAAGTTCAAAAGCCGTCCGAATTGGCAGATATCCATTACATAAGACAAAGAGAGCCGCGCGGATTGGGCCATGCCATCTGGTGTGCCCGCAAATTTATTGGCAATGAGCCATTCGCCGTGCTGCTGGGGGACGATATCGTCGAAGCCAATACGCCGTGTCTGAGACAAATGCTTGACGTGTACGAGGCACATGAAGCGCCCATTGTCGGGGTCCAGCCTGTTCCGTGGGAAGACGTATCACGTTACGGCGTCGTTGCAGGGGAACAAATAAACGAACGGTTGCTTCGTGCAAAACAGCTTATCGAAAAACCAGCTCAAGACCAAGCCCCTTCGAACTGGGCCATTATGGGTCGGTATATCCTTACACCGCATATCTTTGAACTGCTGGAGCAGCAGAAAGAGGGAGTACATGGCGAAATTCAACTTACGGACGCCATAGCTGAGCTAAGCCAAGAGAAGGAAGTGCTGGCATATCACTTTGAAGGGGAAAGGCATGATGTCGGAGAGAAGTTAGGCTTTATCAAAACGACCCTTCACTATGCCCTGCAACGGCCTGATTTGCGAGATGAGCTCCTGAAATATTTAAAGGATATTATAAAGGAGCCATACTATTTTAAATGA
- a CDS encoding ABC transporter permease: MMEDDTINIAKGDKMNQYLSNLFKYKDLFFELVRKDIKLKYRNSVLGILWSMLNPLLMMVVLSIVFATLFKNEIPHFAVYVLIGRIVYQFFSEATNFAMDSIYANGQLIKKVYVPKYFFPLSRVCSSFITTFVALVPLGAVMIVTGLSFRWINLMFLFPMLYLLIISAGIGLILASINVFFKDMKHFYSIILMVVMYMTPIFYPASIIPEKYMPLIMINPLFTIVNMFRDVMMNGVAPDLMSHLLCIAYMLIYGVLGLFVFYKSQDRFIYHL, from the coding sequence ATGATGGAAGACGATACTATAAATATAGCTAAGGGAGATAAAATGAATCAATATCTAAGTAATTTATTTAAGTATAAAGATTTATTTTTCGAATTGGTTAGAAAAGATATAAAGTTAAAATATCGTAACTCCGTATTGGGAATTTTGTGGAGTATGTTAAATCCTTTATTAATGATGGTCGTGTTGAGTATTGTGTTCGCAACATTATTTAAAAATGAGATTCCTCATTTTGCCGTTTATGTTTTGATTGGACGAATTGTCTATCAGTTTTTTTCGGAGGCTACAAATTTTGCGATGGATTCAATCTATGCAAATGGTCAATTAATAAAGAAAGTATATGTTCCAAAGTACTTCTTCCCGTTATCGCGTGTGTGTTCATCTTTTATTACGACATTTGTGGCACTAGTCCCGCTTGGAGCAGTAATGATAGTTACCGGACTCTCTTTTCGATGGATTAACCTAATGTTTCTTTTCCCTATGTTGTATTTATTAATTATTTCAGCCGGCATAGGATTAATCCTAGCCTCAATAAATGTGTTTTTTAAAGATATGAAGCATTTTTATTCAATTATATTAATGGTTGTTATGTACATGACGCCAATTTTTTATCCTGCGTCTATTATTCCCGAGAAATATATGCCGTTAATAATGATAAATCCTCTGTTCACAATCGTGAATATGTTTCGAGACGTTATGATGAATGGCGTTGCTCCTGATCTTATGTCGCATTTGCTTTGCATCGCATATATGCTTATATATGGAGTTCTGGGGTTATTTGTGTTTTATAAGTCACAGGATCGTTTTATTTATCATTTATGA
- a CDS encoding glycosyltransferase family 2 protein — MAPKITVVVPVYNTEKYLDECLYSIENQTMEDIEVLIINDCTPDNSMIIAEKYARRNKKFKILHHTENSGLGEARNTGIDYAEGTYITFLDSDDAYPLDALEKMYTCISGNNADMALGRMFQKLESNEKLIPVQYIESKINNYIRQPYTNLRLGPPHDFFSGSFTNRIYKLSLLKENNIGFLKKTYFEDLPPSLETWFYSKKIVVCPYIIHFRTIREDDENLSITQIFNRKSFFDRDTILQCIFDFCLENASPENDLIELTIELIKRINSTTESMLTKVTEGDYDEIIKKWYPLHKKKTESILESIKILHSEIYV, encoded by the coding sequence ATGGCTCCGAAGATAACTGTTGTTGTCCCTGTATATAATACCGAAAAGTATTTAGATGAGTGTCTTTATTCTATTGAAAATCAGACAATGGAGGATATCGAAGTACTAATTATCAATGATTGTACACCAGATAATTCAATGATTATAGCCGAAAAATATGCAAGAAGAAATAAAAAATTCAAGATATTACATCATACCGAAAATAGTGGCCTTGGAGAAGCGAGAAATACAGGAATTGATTATGCAGAAGGTACTTATATTACATTTTTAGATTCAGATGATGCATATCCTTTAGATGCTTTAGAAAAAATGTATACCTGCATAAGTGGAAATAATGCAGATATGGCCCTAGGCAGAATGTTTCAAAAATTGGAGTCTAACGAAAAATTAATTCCTGTCCAGTATATTGAGTCTAAAATTAACAATTATATAAGACAACCTTATACTAATCTTCGGTTAGGACCTCCTCATGATTTTTTCAGTGGAAGTTTTACAAATCGGATTTACAAATTATCACTCTTGAAAGAGAACAATATTGGTTTTTTAAAAAAAACTTACTTTGAAGATTTACCACCATCGTTAGAGACATGGTTTTATTCTAAAAAAATTGTAGTTTGTCCTTATATTATTCATTTTCGAACCATTCGTGAAGATGATGAGAACTTATCTATTACTCAAATATTTAACCGTAAGTCATTTTTTGACCGTGATACAATCTTACAATGTATTTTTGATTTTTGTTTAGAAAATGCAAGCCCTGAAAATGATTTAATTGAACTGACAATAGAACTTATAAAGAGGATTAATAGTACAACTGAAAGTATGCTTACAAAAGTAACTGAAGGAGATTATGATGAAATAATAAAAAAATGGTATCCTCTACACAAGAAAAAAACAGAGTCTATCCTGGAAAGTATCAAAATCTTACACAGTGAAATATATGTGTAA
- a CDS encoding nucleotide sugar dehydrogenase, protein MKICVLGLGYIGLPTAAMFSSHGYEVIGVDVNASIVETLNNGSIHIEEPGLADLIKDAIHSQRFKASLHPEKADVFIVAVPTPNNNDSYMSCDLSYVVSACQSIIPYLEQGNTIIVESTISPRSMDDHIKVVFENNGFKAGEDVYLAHCPERVLPGQILEELIHNNRIVGGITEKCTQAAAEVYSAFVQGEIIRTEAKTAEMSKCMENTFRDVNIALANELVKICYDLDINALDVINMANKHPRVNIHSPGPGVGGHCLAVDPYFIYAKSPDYANIIKLARDTNNSMPEFVVQLSSELLQGIDCPKIAVFGVTYKGNVDDMRESPALEIIEILKEKGYNLSIHDPHVSHIEFVDEETAVTGADLILVLTDHNEFKELNQIKIAKLMRTPMLLDTKNIIRSQLRSGLEVINFGNIYQYKRNSKGEMYEVVG, encoded by the coding sequence ATGAAAATTTGTGTGCTAGGTCTTGGTTATATTGGCTTACCTACTGCAGCAATGTTCTCGAGTCATGGATACGAAGTTATTGGTGTGGATGTAAATGCAAGCATTGTTGAGACATTGAACAACGGGTCTATACATATTGAAGAACCTGGGCTTGCGGATTTGATTAAAGATGCTATTCATTCTCAGAGGTTTAAGGCTTCCTTACATCCCGAAAAGGCTGATGTGTTTATTGTGGCAGTTCCTACTCCAAATAATAATGACTCATATATGAGCTGTGATTTGTCCTATGTGGTAAGTGCGTGTCAATCCATTATCCCGTATTTGGAACAAGGAAATACTATTATTGTGGAATCTACAATCTCTCCGAGATCTATGGATGATCATATTAAAGTAGTATTCGAAAATAATGGATTTAAAGCAGGAGAGGATGTCTATCTTGCACACTGTCCTGAACGAGTGCTCCCTGGGCAAATTTTAGAAGAATTAATCCATAATAATCGAATTGTAGGTGGGATTACTGAAAAATGCACACAAGCTGCAGCAGAGGTGTATTCAGCGTTTGTACAAGGGGAGATCATAAGGACAGAAGCAAAGACTGCCGAGATGTCGAAATGTATGGAAAATACCTTCAGAGACGTGAATATTGCATTGGCAAATGAATTAGTTAAAATTTGCTATGACTTAGATATAAACGCGTTGGATGTAATTAATATGGCTAATAAGCATCCGAGAGTAAATATACATAGTCCGGGTCCAGGTGTGGGAGGACATTGCTTAGCGGTAGATCCCTATTTTATTTACGCAAAGTCACCTGATTATGCAAATATCATTAAACTTGCAAGAGATACAAACAACAGTATGCCAGAATTTGTTGTTCAACTATCTAGTGAATTGTTGCAGGGGATCGATTGTCCGAAGATCGCGGTCTTTGGTGTAACTTATAAAGGGAACGTGGATGATATGCGTGAATCTCCTGCACTAGAAATCATAGAGATCCTCAAAGAAAAAGGATATAACCTATCAATCCATGATCCACATGTTTCCCATATTGAATTTGTAGATGAGGAAACAGCTGTTACCGGCGCTGATCTAATTTTGGTACTAACAGATCATAATGAATTTAAGGAATTAAATCAAATTAAGATAGCAAAATTAATGCGAACTCCAATGTTATTAGATACGAAGAATATCATTAGGTCACAGTTGAGATCAGGCTTGGAAGTAATCAATTTTGGTAATATATACCAATATAAACGCAATAGTAAAGGAGAAATGTATGAAGTTGTTGGATGA
- a CDS encoding glycosyltransferase, with amino-acid sequence MRILYFSTVSWKWIKQRPQFIAEYLSLQDVEVDFLSLTPLGKGVVQKLSKGNLSIIDTYVLPFSLKLRAIEMINVKYIQTLLNHREYDIIILTGPLQHQYIPECKKGKAVLVYECMDNMPFFYSGRLRERMIIEESITLNQVDAVITSSQQLSLELKRRYQDCRLAVTTIPNAVDENTFSRVPKKRVLFEPNLVYIGTISHWLDWETIIFFAKQYPDYSIYLIGPCEYKPEGLPDNIILVGVIPHEDVIDYIYSGNIMLLPFQVNELIRAVDPVKLYEYIALTKPIISSYWKELDKFNYNRLEFYSQHKEFERAVLQLSQSNDHTEVNESFINENSWIKRSSDYLAFLNRLIK; translated from the coding sequence ATGAGAATTTTATATTTCTCTACTGTTAGTTGGAAATGGATTAAGCAAAGACCTCAATTTATAGCCGAGTATTTATCTTTACAAGATGTAGAGGTGGATTTTCTTTCACTAACACCGTTGGGCAAAGGCGTAGTTCAAAAGCTTAGTAAAGGAAACTTAAGTATTATAGATACTTATGTTCTCCCCTTCTCGCTTAAGCTGAGAGCTATTGAAATGATAAACGTAAAATATATACAAACGCTATTAAACCACCGTGAATACGATATTATTATACTAACAGGCCCTTTGCAGCATCAATACATTCCAGAGTGTAAAAAAGGGAAAGCTGTACTTGTATACGAGTGTATGGATAACATGCCTTTTTTTTATAGCGGCAGGCTTCGAGAAAGAATGATTATAGAAGAAAGCATCACTCTTAATCAAGTAGATGCAGTAATTACAAGCTCTCAACAATTGTCTCTTGAATTGAAACGCAGATATCAAGACTGTCGGTTGGCTGTGACGACCATTCCAAATGCAGTGGATGAGAACACGTTTAGTCGAGTACCTAAAAAAAGGGTACTCTTTGAACCCAACCTAGTTTATATAGGAACGATTAGTCATTGGCTCGATTGGGAGACCATTATTTTTTTTGCAAAGCAATACCCAGACTATTCAATTTATTTAATAGGTCCATGCGAATACAAGCCTGAAGGGTTGCCAGACAACATCATTTTAGTGGGGGTAATTCCCCATGAAGACGTTATTGACTATATCTATTCAGGAAATATCATGTTATTACCATTTCAGGTTAATGAACTGATTAGGGCCGTTGATCCCGTGAAGCTTTACGAGTATATTGCTTTAACTAAACCAATCATAAGCAGTTATTGGAAAGAATTAGATAAATTTAATTACAATCGGTTGGAATTCTATTCCCAGCACAAAGAATTCGAGAGGGCAGTGCTACAGTTATCTCAATCGAATGATCATACTGAGGTAAATGAATCATTTATAAATGAAAATTCTTGGATTAAAAGGTCATCAGACTATCTGGCATTTTTAAATAGACTTATAAAATGA